A genomic region of Bernardetia sp. ABR2-2B contains the following coding sequences:
- a CDS encoding alanine/ornithine racemase family PLP-dependent enzyme, producing the protein MAYVKLYKKKLEHNHAFLNKLFKQEGVEWGVVTKLFCGTEKYLQEIVDLGVIEVHDSRISNLKKLKELKPDIQTVYIKPAAKRSILDIISYADVSLNTEFDTIKMLSDEAQRQDKLHKIIIMIEMGDLREGVMPDDVVEFYAQIFKLPNIRVIGLGTNLNCLHGVLPSEDKLIQLSLYKKIIELTFGREIPWVSAGTTVTMPLLIRKQLPKGVNHFRIGEALYWGNDIFTGGYIDGMETDILEFFAEIVEITEKPLIPTGVLAENPSGEMFQINEEDYGKMSYRCIIDVGLLDVRPEFLIPKDETIELVGASSDMLVIDLKTNPNNYRIGDVVSFKLKYMGALSLMNSNYVEKIVE; encoded by the coding sequence ATGGCTTACGTAAAATTATATAAGAAGAAATTAGAACATAACCACGCATTTTTAAACAAATTATTCAAACAAGAAGGGGTAGAATGGGGGGTAGTAACCAAATTATTTTGTGGAACAGAAAAATACCTTCAAGAAATAGTAGATTTAGGAGTAATAGAGGTACACGATTCAAGAATTAGCAATCTCAAAAAACTAAAAGAATTGAAACCTGATATTCAGACTGTTTATATAAAACCTGCTGCAAAGAGAAGTATTCTAGATATTATTTCGTATGCTGATGTGAGTTTGAATACTGAATTTGATACAATAAAAATGCTTTCAGATGAAGCTCAAAGACAAGACAAACTTCATAAAATTATTATTATGATAGAAATGGGCGACCTTCGTGAAGGTGTAATGCCTGATGATGTCGTAGAATTTTATGCTCAGATATTTAAGCTTCCCAATATTCGTGTTATTGGTTTAGGGACGAATTTAAACTGTCTGCATGGCGTTTTACCTTCCGAAGATAAGCTCATTCAGCTTTCACTCTACAAAAAAATTATAGAGCTTACCTTTGGTAGAGAAATTCCTTGGGTCTCGGCAGGAACGACCGTAACGATGCCTTTGCTTATAAGAAAACAGCTTCCGAAAGGAGTAAATCATTTCAGAATTGGAGAGGCACTTTACTGGGGAAATGATATTTTCACAGGTGGTTATATCGATGGAATGGAAACCGATATTTTAGAGTTTTTTGCTGAAATAGTAGAAATTACTGAAAAGCCACTTATTCCAACAGGTGTCTTGGCAGAAAATCCAAGTGGAGAAATGTTTCAAATCAATGAAGAAGATTACGGAAAAATGTCGTATCGTTGTATTATTGATGTTGGTTTGCTTGATGTTCGTCCTGAATTTTTGATTCCAAAAGATGAAACAATTGAACTAGTGGGAGCAAGTTCGGATATGCTTGTTATCGATTTAAAAACAAATCCAAATAATTATAGAATTGGTGATGTGGTATCTTTTAAGCTCAAGTATATGGGGGCACTTTCTCTCATGAATTCAAATTATGTGGAGAAGATTGTGGAGTAG
- a CDS encoding dual specificity protein phosphatase family protein: protein MKTRIFWITEKLAIMPKPNSDENLEEDIINFSNLKVTIVVSLLTKEEKFDLGLQNEKAICEKYEIDFISIPIIDRSIPTEKQTIQIRELTKKINSILDKNKKIIVHCRAGIGRVGMLCSAILIEQGLSNQEAIEKVSKARGVNIPDTEEQKKWIMKY from the coding sequence ATGAAAACAAGAATATTTTGGATTACTGAAAAGTTGGCGATTATGCCAAAACCAAATTCAGATGAAAACTTGGAAGAGGACATCATCAACTTTTCTAATCTAAAAGTAACTATTGTAGTTAGTTTGCTCACAAAAGAAGAAAAATTTGATTTAGGATTGCAGAATGAAAAAGCAATTTGCGAGAAATATGAGATTGATTTTATTTCAATTCCAATAATTGATAGAAGTATTCCCACTGAAAAGCAAACCATTCAGATTAGAGAATTGACCAAAAAAATTAACAGTATTCTTGATAAAAACAAAAAAATAATTGTTCATTGTAGAGCAGGAATTGGACGTGTAGGAATGCTGTGTTCTGCTATTTTGATAGAGCAAGGACTTTCAAATCAAGAAGCTATTGAAAAAGTAAGTAAGGCTAGGGGAGTAAATATTCCAGATACAGAAGAACAGAAAAAATGGATAATGAAGTATTAA
- a CDS encoding proton-conducting transporter membrane subunit — MNPIYFLVYLFPLLSFLITFLSAIFFSKAKEDTVSKKSIEYIALGFSFFALLATSTQLFEVFTTNKILSDSFLWANTGTREIKILLKIDSLTAFFQFSVSLIVFAVHIYSLAYIKIKKTFYYGVLGLFVFAMQFLLAQDNLILFFVFWELIGLASFLLIDFDKTEKSARASTKAFLLNRLGDVGLLISIALLFEFSLSISELRTIFISIPYSTKVIISIGILLAAFVKSGQFPFSTWLFDAMEAPTSISALLHAATMVAAGVYLLIRLEFVFEEVKIISEILVWVALFSAIFSALSAYFITNLKQQLAASTVSQLGFMTIAVGVGAWQAAVLHLFTHAFFKATLFLGAGFLIEKNGTKELIKMGKDNYKKLPSFFIVYGFALAALVGLPPTSGFLSKEWILKEALSNHFFIGVGLLIATFLTAFYGGRQLQLLFFNDNENDKINQNSISKNQKLLWYLPLVLLFMGSFWFAFSFQPLKPDESYWIEQLPKLFSNAPEYIKVWLPILAAFLTFLGLTLGFSKKLNQRIIEIEFLPQVKNYFLWQDKFFILCFWKPITQIALLTTQKEPPITTQKFAEFWRHIASICSLFDRKLDSFIDRFSKIIVVLGYFLAWVDKYIIDFATHFFVFVIDYAGKQLKNLQNGKVQFYLLIVISVFIYLLFWLI; from the coding sequence ATGAATCCTATTTATTTTTTAGTCTATCTTTTCCCACTTCTTAGTTTTCTAATTACTTTTTTAAGTGCTATCTTTTTTTCAAAGGCAAAAGAAGATACAGTTTCAAAAAAAAGTATAGAATATATTGCTTTGGGTTTTTCTTTTTTTGCTCTACTTGCCACAAGTACACAACTTTTTGAAGTTTTTACTACTAATAAAATACTTTCAGATTCTTTTCTTTGGGCAAATACAGGAACAAGAGAAATAAAGATTTTATTGAAAATAGATTCCCTAACAGCATTTTTTCAGTTTTCTGTTAGCTTAATTGTTTTTGCTGTTCATATTTATTCTCTAGCTTATATAAAAATAAAGAAAACATTTTATTACGGAGTTTTGGGACTTTTCGTTTTTGCGATGCAATTTCTCTTAGCACAAGACAACTTAATTTTATTCTTTGTTTTTTGGGAACTTATCGGACTAGCTTCGTTTCTTTTGATTGATTTTGATAAGACAGAAAAGTCTGCTCGTGCTTCTACAAAGGCTTTTCTTCTCAATCGTCTTGGAGATGTTGGTTTGCTTATTTCTATTGCTTTGCTTTTTGAGTTTTCACTTTCAATTTCTGAACTTAGAACAATTTTTATTTCTATCCCATATTCTACAAAAGTAATTATTTCAATAGGAATTTTATTGGCTGCCTTTGTAAAGTCTGGGCAATTTCCTTTCTCTACTTGGCTTTTTGATGCGATGGAAGCCCCTACTTCTATTTCTGCACTTCTACATGCTGCAACGATGGTAGCTGCAGGTGTTTATCTTCTGATTCGACTAGAATTTGTCTTTGAAGAAGTCAAAATTATTTCAGAGATTTTAGTTTGGGTAGCTCTTTTTTCTGCCATTTTTTCGGCTCTAAGTGCATATTTTATCACAAATTTAAAACAACAACTAGCAGCCTCTACGGTTTCGCAGCTTGGTTTTATGACAATTGCAGTTGGTGTTGGAGCTTGGCAGGCTGCTGTTTTACATCTTTTTACACACGCTTTTTTTAAAGCAACACTCTTTTTAGGAGCAGGATTTCTAATTGAAAAAAATGGAACTAAGGAACTTATAAAAATGGGAAAAGATAATTATAAAAAACTTCCCTCATTCTTCATAGTTTATGGTTTTGCATTGGCAGCCTTGGTTGGTTTGCCACCCACATCAGGTTTTTTGTCTAAAGAATGGATTTTGAAAGAAGCTTTATCCAACCATTTTTTCATCGGAGTTGGACTTTTGATAGCTACTTTTCTGACAGCCTTTTATGGAGGAAGACAACTTCAATTATTATTTTTTAACGATAACGAAAATGATAAAATCAATCAAAATTCTATTTCTAAAAATCAAAAGTTGCTTTGGTACTTGCCTTTAGTTCTCCTTTTTATGGGTAGTTTTTGGTTTGCTTTTTCATTTCAGCCTCTCAAACCAGATGAAAGTTATTGGATAGAACAACTTCCAAAATTATTTTCAAATGCACCTGAATATATCAAAGTTTGGCTTCCTATTTTGGCTGCTTTCCTAACTTTTCTAGGACTTACTTTAGGCTTTTCTAAAAAACTAAATCAAAGAATAATTGAAATAGAATTTCTACCACAAGTCAAGAATTATTTCCTTTGGCAAGATAAATTTTTCATTCTTTGTTTTTGGAAACCAATTACTCAAATAGCTTTATTAACAACTCAAAAAGAACCCCCTATCACAACTCAAAAATTTGCAGAGTTTTGGAGACATATAGCTTCAATCTGCTCTTTATTTGATAGAAAATTGGATTCTTTTATTGATAGATTTTCAAAAATAATTGTTGTTTTAGGATATTTTTTAGCTTGGGTTGATAAGTATATTATTGACTTTGCTACCCATTTTTTTGTGTTTGTTATTGATTATGCAGGAAAACAGTTGAAGAATTTGCAAAATGGAAAAGTACAGTTTTATCTTTTGATTGTGATTTCTGTTTTCATTTATTTGTTATTTTGGTTGATATAG